Proteins found in one uncultured Desulfuromonas sp. genomic segment:
- the lnt gene encoding apolipoprotein N-acyltransferase has translation MTDRWLQRLAPPLSGLLMALAFPLAGQGWLAWVALVPLFVVMPSRPWRSGFSAGVVFFAVTLYWLNLVMTVYGQLPWALSIVAYLLLAAYLALFWGATCWCSVRIHRALQVPLPLVAAVCWVTFESVRSWLLTGFPWGNIGYSQVNALWLVQSADLVGVYGLVVMLVLVNGLIADGVRRHVAGESLPWRSALIVGLLLGGQLGYGAWRLSAAEPDRDALQVGLVQGSIDQAVKWDPTHLQHTLDRYRQLSAQAQDPDLLVWPESATPFFYQNGGKRAYQVRAVAREQRAYLLFGSPSYVRQETDDEIAYLNSAYLLSPQAQLLGRSDKVHLVPFGEYVPLWGMFGLVEKLAEGIGDFVPGQLQPLSLNGHQLGVLICYEAIFPELAQKLVSRGAQVLVNITNDAWFGDSSAPWQHLDMARMRAIENKVWLLRSANTGVSALIDPFGRVVAQSRLFEPALVEGTAYFKQGGSLYTRTGDSLPRLLGIVVLVWLWQSRKKKL, from the coding sequence ATGACTGATCGCTGGCTGCAGCGTTTGGCACCACCGCTTTCCGGTCTGCTGATGGCTCTGGCTTTTCCGTTGGCCGGACAGGGATGGCTGGCTTGGGTGGCGCTGGTGCCTCTATTTGTCGTAATGCCTTCTCGGCCCTGGCGCTCAGGATTCAGTGCCGGGGTTGTTTTTTTTGCGGTGACGCTCTACTGGTTGAATCTGGTGATGACGGTTTATGGCCAACTGCCGTGGGCGCTGTCCATCGTTGCCTATCTGTTACTGGCGGCTTACTTGGCGTTGTTCTGGGGCGCGACCTGCTGGTGCAGCGTGCGCATTCATCGTGCCCTTCAGGTGCCTCTGCCGCTGGTGGCCGCAGTGTGTTGGGTGACCTTTGAGTCTGTGCGGAGCTGGCTGCTCACCGGCTTTCCCTGGGGCAATATCGGCTATTCGCAGGTTAATGCCCTATGGCTGGTGCAAAGTGCCGATCTGGTCGGCGTCTATGGCCTGGTTGTGATGCTGGTGCTGGTCAATGGCCTGATCGCCGATGGTGTTCGTCGCCACGTGGCCGGAGAATCCTTGCCGTGGCGCAGCGCTCTGATCGTGGGCCTGTTGCTGGGCGGCCAGTTGGGCTATGGGGCCTGGCGTCTCTCAGCTGCGGAGCCTGACCGGGATGCGTTGCAGGTCGGGCTGGTACAGGGCAGTATTGATCAGGCGGTTAAATGGGATCCGACCCATTTGCAGCATACCCTGGATCGTTACCGTCAGCTCAGCGCCCAGGCGCAGGATCCGGATCTGCTGGTGTGGCCGGAAAGTGCGACCCCTTTTTTCTATCAAAATGGCGGCAAGCGTGCGTATCAGGTGCGTGCCGTGGCCCGCGAACAACGTGCCTATCTGTTGTTCGGTAGTCCCAGCTATGTACGGCAGGAGACTGATGATGAGATTGCCTATCTCAACAGCGCCTACCTGCTTTCCCCCCAGGCGCAATTGTTGGGGCGTAGCGACAAAGTTCATCTGGTCCCATTCGGCGAATATGTTCCGTTGTGGGGCATGTTTGGTCTGGTGGAAAAACTGGCCGAGGGGATTGGCGATTTTGTCCCTGGACAATTGCAACCGCTCTCACTCAATGGTCATCAGCTCGGCGTGTTGATCTGTTATGAAGCGATTTTTCCCGAGCTGGCGCAGAAGCTGGTGTCGCGAGGTGCTCAGGTTCTGGTGAACATTACCAACGATGCCTGGTTTGGGGATTCTTCCGCACCGTGGCAGCATTTGGATATGGCACGGATGCGGGCAATCGAGAATAAAGTCTGGTTGTTGCGCAGTGCCAATACCGGTGTGAGTGCCCTGATTGATCCGTTTGGTCGGGTGGTGGCGCAATCGCGCTTGTTTGAGCCGGCCCTGGTCGAGGGAACGGCCTATTTTAAACAGGGGGGTAGCCTTTATACCCGCACAGGTGATAGTCTACCGCGTTTGCTCGGCATTGTCGTGCTGGTGTGGCTGTGGCAGTCGCGTAAAAAAAAGTTGTGA
- a CDS encoding hemolysin family protein, translated as MDTTPETRRSWLQRLLGITHHVTSEEHLQELIHASEEGGIINAEEGEMFSSIFEFGETIVREVMIPRTEMRSCPVDASLDTFIEMVLKFGHSRIPVYEETIDRIVGLVYAKDLLKFWGQPSHEISLRDLMRKPYFVPETKRIEELLQEFRTQRMHIAIAIDEYGGTSGLITLEDLIEEIIGDIKDEYDFDDNQLIEESPGTIVIDARLSLDELEDHYDLPEFERDQFDSVGGLLLHRLGYVPKPGEEVVVEPLKMVVLQSDERMIHRIRVIREESLKEALDD; from the coding sequence ATGGACACCACACCGGAAACCCGCCGCAGCTGGTTACAGCGATTGCTCGGCATTACCCACCATGTGACCTCGGAAGAGCATCTTCAGGAATTGATTCATGCTTCGGAAGAGGGAGGCATTATCAACGCCGAAGAAGGCGAAATGTTCAGCTCCATCTTCGAATTCGGTGAAACCATTGTCCGCGAGGTGATGATTCCGCGCACGGAAATGCGCAGCTGCCCGGTAGATGCCAGCCTTGATACCTTCATTGAGATGGTGTTGAAGTTTGGCCACTCGCGCATTCCTGTTTACGAAGAGACCATTGACCGTATCGTCGGTCTGGTCTATGCCAAAGATCTGCTCAAATTTTGGGGCCAGCCTTCCCACGAGATTTCGTTGCGTGATTTGATGCGCAAGCCCTATTTCGTCCCTGAGACCAAGCGTATTGAAGAGTTGCTGCAGGAGTTTCGTACCCAGCGGATGCATATTGCCATTGCCATTGACGAATACGGCGGCACCTCCGGCTTGATCACGCTGGAAGACCTGATTGAAGAGATTATCGGCGATATCAAGGACGAATACGATTTCGATGACAACCAGCTGATCGAGGAGAGTCCTGGAACCATTGTCATTGATGCACGCCTGAGTCTCGATGAATTAGAAGATCACTACGATCTGCCCGAATTTGAGCGTGATCAGTTTGATTCGGTGGGCGGCTTGCTGTTGCATCGACTCGGTTATGTTCCCAAGCCGGGGGAAGAGGTGGTCGTCGAACCTCTGAAAATGGTGGTACTGCAAAGTGACGAACGGATGATCCACCGGATTCGGGTGATTCGTGAAGAATCTCTGAAGGAAGCGTTGGATGACTGA
- the ybeY gene encoding rRNA maturation RNase YbeY, with translation MIYIENQQQNHDIPITTFKTVARTILNALECPDDTELSVVIVNDDQIQEINRDYLQRDNPTNVISFAQQEGEGAGICPELLGDVVISADTAARDAADAGAPFFSEMSFLLIHGILHLLGYDHERGTEEQAAEMEAKERELFAVLEQSFPELMTEGSK, from the coding sequence ATGATCTACATCGAGAACCAGCAGCAGAACCACGACATCCCGATAACAACGTTCAAAACGGTAGCCAGGACGATCTTAAACGCCTTGGAATGTCCTGACGACACCGAGTTGTCGGTAGTGATCGTTAACGACGACCAGATTCAGGAGATCAATCGCGATTATCTGCAGCGGGATAACCCGACCAATGTGATCTCCTTTGCGCAACAGGAGGGCGAAGGGGCCGGAATCTGTCCGGAGCTGCTTGGCGATGTGGTGATCTCGGCGGATACAGCGGCACGTGATGCCGCAGACGCCGGTGCGCCTTTTTTCAGTGAAATGAGTTTTTTACTTATCCACGGCATTCTTCATCTGCTCGGTTACGACCATGAACGGGGGACTGAAGAGCAGGCTGCGGAGATGGAAGCCAAAGAACGGGAACTGTTTGCCGTGTTGGAACAGTCATTTCCCGAATTGATGACTGAGGGGAGTAAATAG
- a CDS encoding ABC transporter ATP-binding protein — MNVLLEARHIRKSFDTGQGTLTVLRDVNLSIVAQERVAVVGASGSGKTTLMHILGTLDRPSDGQCFFDGVDLFSLSAAHLDAFRNATLGFVFQFHQLLPEFSALENVMMPALIHGEKRSCAQQSAEDLLDQVGLHHRLHHKPGQLSGGEQQRVAIARALVQKPQLLIADEPTGNLDSATSEEIYALLEQLHQEHHLTLVMVTHNRELASRMDRTVHIRDGELLSS; from the coding sequence GTGAACGTGTTACTTGAAGCGCGACATATTCGTAAATCTTTTGATACCGGCCAGGGAACCTTGACCGTGCTCCGTGACGTCAACCTGTCGATTGTTGCCCAGGAGCGTGTGGCGGTGGTCGGTGCCTCCGGATCCGGGAAAACCACCCTGATGCATATTCTCGGCACCTTAGATCGTCCCAGTGACGGGCAGTGTTTTTTTGACGGTGTCGACCTGTTTTCTTTGTCGGCGGCCCATCTGGATGCGTTTCGCAATGCGACGCTCGGTTTCGTGTTTCAGTTTCACCAGCTGTTGCCGGAGTTCAGTGCGTTGGAGAATGTCATGATGCCGGCGTTGATCCATGGCGAAAAACGCAGCTGTGCGCAACAGAGTGCTGAAGATTTACTTGACCAGGTGGGATTGCACCATCGCTTGCATCACAAACCGGGTCAGCTTTCCGGCGGTGAACAGCAGCGTGTGGCGATTGCTCGCGCGCTGGTGCAGAAACCGCAACTGTTGATTGCCGACGAACCGACCGGGAATCTTGATTCGGCGACGTCGGAAGAGATCTATGCGTTGCTTGAACAATTGCATCAGGAGCATCACTTGACGTTAGTCATGGTCACCCATAACCGTGAGTTGGCATCACGAATGGATCGGACTGTCCATATCCGTGATGGTGAACTGCTGAGTTCCTGA
- a CDS encoding HDIG domain-containing metalloprotein, whose product MTPKHKQIQKKRFALTPSATKRLLLVVLAALLTIIIIPKGGFVPDYYKPGDIASRDIKTPRDFLVPEPELTEKKKLDAAAAVIPIYDYDPRPSKAVAQKFSEVLSRLNAEIHRHDEIAAEEDTPAPSGKTTSEVAAEAIVDAGVMPLPAADPSAILDLQLTEAQTKSLRQLARDDALVAKFNRDVRHGLNRKIVGNLELFQNNWHGSILIRDLSNDKEAVVEDKESVLGLNEVISDLRLQLFGDQNVTADAAEVMAIVQKMVRPNLTFNQSETEIRKRAAAESVLPVLLQVKRGEMIVREGERVTAEQVRKLQALQSSVDGFKTARNAAGLMLSIVLLFYVLHRFARMNIRKYAPQQRDLLFLVSVFVGLFVIAKVGIFISMALQSAFPYIDSACYYYLLPFAAGAMLVRIVLNSEVAYVFSTLLALLMGLLFGNNLYISLYVLIGSVTAAHWVRHSQARSNLYRAGWYLALVNMAMVLAIYALSDNPFNEQVLYRLGFAFVGAFGCAMVVNGTIPLVESLFKYTTDFKLMELANMNTPILRELMIQAPGTYHHSIVVGNLVENAAEAIGANPLLARVAAYYHDIGKIKKPLYFAENMHPPENRHDKLAPSMSALILISHVKDGVELAKEHKLGHDLIEIIRQHHGTALIKFFYDKAQQREKDGQVNEQDYRYPGPKPQTREAALIMLADAVEAAGRTLMDPTPARIQGMVQKIINKIFIDGQLDECELTLKDLHEIAKSFNRMLSGIFHQRIEYPEPAYKEREKDKETKRIKNDDLHREPAAEPRHPDNNVQNGSQDDLKRLGMS is encoded by the coding sequence ATGACGCCCAAACATAAACAAATTCAGAAGAAACGTTTTGCCTTAACGCCGTCGGCGACCAAGCGGTTGCTGTTGGTGGTGCTGGCGGCTCTTCTGACCATCATCATTATTCCTAAAGGCGGATTTGTCCCCGATTATTACAAGCCCGGAGATATCGCCTCGCGTGATATCAAAACGCCGCGTGATTTTCTGGTGCCGGAACCGGAACTGACGGAAAAGAAGAAGTTGGATGCCGCCGCCGCGGTGATCCCGATTTACGATTATGATCCGCGCCCGAGCAAGGCCGTCGCTCAGAAATTTTCAGAGGTTCTCAGTCGGCTTAACGCGGAAATTCATCGGCATGATGAGATTGCCGCCGAAGAAGATACACCCGCGCCTTCGGGTAAAACGACCAGCGAAGTTGCTGCGGAAGCGATCGTGGATGCCGGGGTGATGCCCTTGCCTGCGGCGGACCCGTCCGCCATCCTTGATTTGCAACTGACGGAAGCGCAGACGAAATCATTGCGTCAATTGGCCCGGGATGATGCTCTGGTGGCGAAATTTAATCGCGATGTCCGTCACGGGTTGAACCGTAAAATTGTCGGCAATCTGGAGTTGTTTCAGAACAACTGGCATGGCTCCATTCTGATCCGTGATCTGTCCAATGATAAGGAAGCGGTTGTTGAAGATAAAGAGTCAGTGCTTGGACTCAATGAAGTGATCAGCGATCTGCGGCTGCAGCTGTTCGGCGATCAGAACGTTACTGCTGATGCGGCTGAGGTGATGGCCATTGTGCAGAAGATGGTCCGCCCTAACCTGACCTTTAACCAAAGCGAGACCGAAATCCGCAAACGGGCGGCAGCGGAGTCGGTTCTGCCGGTGCTGTTGCAGGTCAAGCGTGGCGAGATGATTGTTCGCGAAGGTGAGCGGGTCACGGCAGAGCAGGTTCGTAAATTGCAGGCGCTGCAATCGTCGGTGGATGGATTCAAGACGGCACGCAATGCCGCCGGATTAATGTTGAGTATTGTGCTGCTGTTTTATGTGTTGCACCGCTTTGCCCGGATGAATATCCGCAAGTACGCTCCGCAGCAGCGCGACCTGCTGTTTCTGGTTTCGGTATTTGTCGGTTTGTTTGTCATTGCCAAGGTGGGGATTTTTATCTCCATGGCATTGCAGAGCGCGTTTCCCTACATTGATTCGGCCTGTTATTACTATCTGTTGCCATTTGCCGCCGGGGCCATGCTGGTGCGGATTGTTCTTAACTCTGAAGTGGCGTATGTGTTTTCAACGTTGCTGGCCCTGTTGATGGGGCTGTTGTTCGGCAACAATCTGTACATCTCCCTGTATGTGCTGATCGGCAGTGTGACTGCCGCCCATTGGGTGCGTCACAGTCAGGCGCGCAGTAATCTGTATCGGGCCGGCTGGTATCTGGCACTGGTGAACATGGCCATGGTGTTGGCCATTTATGCGCTGTCGGACAATCCGTTCAATGAGCAGGTGTTGTACCGTCTCGGCTTTGCTTTTGTTGGTGCTTTCGGCTGTGCCATGGTGGTTAACGGCACCATTCCACTGGTGGAGTCGCTGTTTAAATACACTACCGATTTCAAGCTGATGGAACTGGCCAATATGAATACGCCGATTCTGCGTGAATTGATGATTCAGGCGCCGGGAACCTATCACCACTCCATCGTGGTCGGCAATCTGGTGGAAAATGCCGCCGAGGCCATTGGTGCTAACCCCCTGTTGGCGCGGGTGGCGGCATATTATCACGATATTGGCAAAATCAAGAAGCCGCTCTACTTTGCGGAGAATATGCATCCGCCGGAAAACCGCCATGACAAGCTGGCGCCGTCGATGAGCGCCTTGATTCTGATTTCCCATGTCAAGGATGGGGTCGAACTGGCTAAAGAACACAAACTTGGCCACGACCTGATTGAGATTATTCGCCAGCACCACGGCACCGCCCTGATCAAGTTCTTTTACGACAAGGCTCAGCAGCGGGAGAAGGATGGTCAGGTTAACGAGCAGGATTATCGTTATCCCGGTCCCAAACCGCAGACCCGTGAGGCGGCATTGATTATGCTGGCGGATGCTGTGGAGGCGGCAGGACGCACGTTGATGGACCCGACTCCGGCCCGTATTCAGGGTATGGTGCAGAAAATCATCAACAAGATTTTTATTGACGGTCAACTCGATGAGTGTGAATTGACCCTCAAAGATCTGCACGAAATTGCCAAGAGTTTTAACCGCATGTTGTCGGGAATTTTCCACCAACGTATTGAGTATCCTGAACCCGCGTACAAAGAGCGGGAAAAAGATAAAGAGACTAAGAGGATTAAAAACGATGATCTACATCGAGAACCAGCAGCAGAACCACGACATCCCGATAACAACGTTCAAAACGGTAGCCAGGACGATCTTAAACGCCTTGGAATGTCCTGA
- the prfB gene encoding peptide chain release factor 2 (programmed frameshift), with the protein MFREEIERIKQISEKLTELRGYLDIPTKQERISELEADIADPDFWNQGDRAQELLKERTVLQKLVDGWTSAAQTVEDLEVLVELGAESEDEATRDEVRELLPELERQVDKMEFARMLSGEHDSNNAILSINAGAGGTEAQDWADMLLRMYLRFCDIKGFKTKITDYQPGDDAGVKSVTFTVEGDYAYGWLRPEMGIHRLVRISPFDAASKRHTSFCSVFVFPELDDSIEVELLDKDMKIDTFRASGAGGQHINKTDSAIRITHIPSGIVVACQDQRSQHNNKAEAMRQLKARLYELERQKKEEEANALSGDKKEIGWGSQIRSYVLHPYRMVKDHRTGFEVGNADSVLDGHIEGFIEAYLLANSQ; encoded by the exons ATGTTTCGCGAAGAAATTGAACGAATTAAACAGATCTCCGAAAAGCTCACTGAGCTGAGGGGGTATCTT GACATTCCCACCAAACAGGAGCGGATCAGCGAGCTGGAAGCCGACATTGCCGATCCTGATTTCTGGAATCAGGGTGACCGCGCTCAAGAATTGTTAAAAGAGCGCACTGTTTTGCAGAAACTGGTGGATGGTTGGACGTCGGCAGCGCAAACCGTTGAAGATCTTGAGGTGTTGGTCGAACTGGGTGCCGAGAGCGAGGATGAGGCCACCCGTGATGAAGTGCGCGAGCTGCTGCCGGAACTGGAGCGGCAGGTGGACAAGATGGAGTTCGCCCGCATGTTGTCCGGTGAGCATGACAGCAACAATGCTATTCTCAGTATCAATGCCGGTGCCGGCGGCACCGAAGCTCAGGACTGGGCGGACATGCTGTTGCGCATGTATCTGCGCTTTTGCGATATCAAAGGGTTTAAAACAAAAATCACCGATTATCAGCCTGGCGATGATGCCGGGGTGAAGAGTGTCACCTTTACCGTCGAGGGCGATTATGCTTACGGCTGGCTACGTCCGGAGATGGGGATTCACCGTCTGGTGCGTATTTCACCGTTTGATGCGGCGTCTAAACGCCATACGTCGTTTTGTTCGGTGTTTGTTTTCCCCGAGTTGGACGACAGTATTGAGGTGGAACTGCTCGACAAGGATATGAAAATTGATACATTCCGCGCCAGTGGCGCGGGTGGTCAGCACATTAATAAAACCGATTCGGCCATCCGTATTACCCATATCCCCAGCGGGATTGTCGTGGCGTGTCAGGATCAGCGTTCGCAGCACAACAACAAAGCGGAAGCGATGCGTCAGCTTAAAGCACGTCTTTATGAGCTTGAGCGGCAGAAAAAAGAGGAAGAGGCCAACGCCCTGTCCGGCGATAAAAAAGAGATCGGCTGGGGCAGCCAGATCCGTTCGTATGTGCTGCACCCTTATCGCATGGTCAAAGATCACCGTACCGGCTTTGAGGTGGGGAATGCCGATTCCGTGCTTGATGGCCATATTGAAGGATTCATTGAAGCCTATCTGCTGGCGAATAGCCAGTAG
- the lysS gene encoding lysine--tRNA ligase, with amino-acid sequence MEEINDLVAQRMAKADDLREQGTNPYANGFVVSHQNAQIRAAHAEDDAAALEGCEQEYVIAGRIMARRDFGKAAFIQVQDRTGRLQIYVGKNKIGDEQFAVFGKLDVGDIVGISGKPFRTKTDELSLRAESVTLLTKSLQPLPEKWHGLTDVETRYRQRYLDLIVNPEVGDVFKKRSQIISLMRAFMQERDYLEVETPMMQPVAGGATAKPFVTHHNTLKMDLFLRIAPELYLKRLVVGGFERVFEINRNFRNEGISIQHNPEFTMMEFYQAYATYHDLMDMTEEMIGSIAEKVCGSRVVSYGGKDVDLTAPWDRLTVKEAIVKYGDISLEDLNDPDKALAYANSIGLEFDGAVGYGKLLTELFDEVAEPKLWNPTFVTEYPTEVSPLSRRNDERPEVVDRFELFVVGRELANAFSELNDPVDQKGRFEQQLVEKEAGDDEAHAMDEDYIRALEYGLPPTAGEGIGIDRLVMLLTDSASIRDVILFPQLRKETR; translated from the coding sequence ATGGAAGAGATCAATGATTTAGTGGCCCAGCGCATGGCCAAGGCCGATGATCTGCGTGAGCAGGGCACCAATCCCTACGCAAACGGGTTTGTCGTCAGTCACCAGAACGCGCAGATCCGCGCAGCCCATGCCGAGGACGATGCCGCAGCGTTGGAAGGTTGTGAACAGGAGTACGTGATTGCCGGGCGCATTATGGCGCGTCGCGATTTCGGCAAGGCGGCATTTATCCAGGTACAGGATCGTACCGGCCGTCTGCAGATTTATGTTGGTAAGAACAAGATCGGCGATGAGCAGTTTGCCGTGTTCGGCAAGCTGGATGTCGGCGACATCGTCGGTATCAGCGGCAAGCCGTTTCGCACTAAGACCGATGAGCTGTCGCTGCGTGCCGAAAGCGTGACTCTGCTGACCAAATCACTGCAGCCTCTGCCGGAAAAATGGCACGGATTGACCGATGTCGAAACCCGCTATCGTCAGCGTTACCTGGATTTGATTGTCAATCCGGAAGTGGGTGACGTATTCAAAAAACGCAGCCAGATCATCAGCCTGATGCGTGCCTTTATGCAGGAGCGTGACTACCTTGAGGTGGAAACGCCGATGATGCAGCCGGTGGCTGGTGGCGCAACGGCCAAGCCGTTTGTCACCCATCACAATACCCTGAAAATGGATCTGTTCCTGCGGATTGCGCCGGAGCTTTATCTCAAGCGCCTTGTCGTCGGCGGTTTTGAGCGGGTGTTCGAGATCAATCGTAACTTCCGTAACGAAGGGATTTCCATCCAGCATAATCCTGAGTTTACCATGATGGAATTCTATCAGGCCTACGCCACGTATCATGATCTGATGGATATGACCGAAGAGATGATTGGTTCCATTGCCGAGAAGGTGTGTGGCAGCCGGGTGGTCAGTTACGGCGGCAAGGATGTTGATCTCACTGCACCCTGGGATCGTCTCACCGTCAAGGAAGCCATTGTCAAATATGGCGATATCAGCCTGGAAGACCTCAACGATCCGGACAAGGCACTGGCCTACGCCAATTCCATCGGACTTGAGTTTGATGGAGCCGTTGGTTACGGCAAGCTGTTGACCGAACTGTTTGACGAAGTGGCGGAGCCGAAGTTGTGGAATCCAACCTTTGTCACCGAATATCCGACCGAAGTGTCTCCCCTGTCACGTCGCAATGATGAGCGTCCGGAAGTGGTCGATCGCTTTGAGCTGTTTGTTGTTGGTCGCGAGCTGGCCAATGCGTTTTCCGAGCTCAATGATCCGGTGGACCAGAAGGGCCGCTTTGAGCAGCAACTGGTCGAAAAAGAGGCCGGTGATGATGAGGCTCATGCCATGGATGAAGATTACATCCGCGCTCTGGAATACGGCCTGCCGCCGACCGCCGGCGAAGGCATTGGTATTGACCGTCTGGTCATGCTGCTGACCGATTCCGCATCGATTCGCGACGTGATCCTGTTCCCGCAATTGCGTAAAGAGACCCGTTAA
- a CDS encoding lipoprotein-releasing ABC transporter permease subunit → MRQFFQHPSEGQLFMGYEWFISLRYLRARRKQTFISVISFISVTGVTLGVAALILVLAIMTGFHDGVRQQILGNVPHVTVQSQGGTVSDWPQLVETIRSTSSSVVSAEPYVVKEAMLLAHGNVAAANLKGVSSDNRVLSQAFFTEDNQPINSVLFNATRTQPGIVIAADTAALLGVSLGDRINVIPPDFTLTPFGLIPKIKPFDVVGIARARGGFLDTYYAYISLAQAQHFIGEADKVSGIEIEVARFDDAQPLAEALRADLGYPYSIRSWQEMFGSFLAALKLEKLGLFIVLGIIVLVAAFNIATTLIMVVMEKHKDIAILRSMGATSRSILKIFVFEGLLIGTSGTALGTGLGLTLALNADAMISWLERKLHVTIFDKTVYGMDHFPSQVESSDVIAVVVVAMAICLVATVYPALRAARLDPAESLRYE, encoded by the coding sequence TTGCGCCAGTTCTTTCAGCATCCATCTGAAGGGCAACTTTTTATGGGCTATGAATGGTTTATCAGCCTGCGTTATCTGCGTGCGCGGCGCAAGCAAACCTTCATCTCGGTCATCTCCTTTATCTCCGTCACCGGAGTGACTCTCGGTGTGGCGGCGTTGATTTTGGTGCTGGCGATCATGACCGGATTTCATGACGGCGTCCGTCAGCAGATTCTCGGCAATGTCCCACATGTGACAGTGCAAAGCCAGGGCGGCACTGTGAGTGACTGGCCGCAACTGGTTGAAACAATTCGATCCACATCCTCTTCGGTGGTTTCTGCCGAACCCTATGTGGTTAAGGAAGCCATGTTGCTGGCTCATGGCAATGTGGCAGCAGCCAACCTTAAAGGGGTTTCCTCCGACAATCGTGTGTTGTCCCAGGCGTTTTTCACTGAAGATAATCAGCCGATTAACAGCGTGTTGTTTAACGCAACTCGCACTCAGCCCGGCATCGTCATTGCCGCGGACACGGCGGCACTTCTCGGTGTCTCTCTGGGGGATCGCATCAATGTCATCCCGCCGGATTTCACTCTGACGCCGTTTGGCCTGATCCCTAAAATCAAACCGTTTGATGTGGTGGGGATCGCCCGGGCGCGCGGTGGCTTTCTCGATACCTATTATGCTTATATCTCTCTGGCGCAGGCGCAGCATTTTATCGGCGAAGCCGATAAGGTCAGTGGTATTGAAATTGAAGTGGCGCGCTTTGACGATGCACAACCTCTGGCCGAGGCATTGCGAGCCGACCTTGGTTATCCCTACAGTATCCGTTCATGGCAGGAGATGTTTGGTTCATTTCTGGCGGCGTTGAAGTTGGAAAAACTCGGTCTGTTCATTGTGCTGGGCATCATCGTGCTGGTGGCGGCATTTAACATTGCCACAACACTGATTATGGTGGTGATGGAGAAGCACAAAGATATCGCCATTTTGCGGTCCATGGGAGCGACATCGCGGAGTATCCTGAAGATTTTTGTGTTCGAAGGTTTGCTGATCGGAACTTCGGGAACCGCTCTAGGCACCGGACTTGGTTTGACGTTGGCACTTAACGCAGACGCCATGATCAGCTGGTTGGAACGCAAACTCCATGTGACGATTTTTGACAAAACTGTCTATGGAATGGACCACTTTCCGTCCCAGGTGGAATCGTCGGATGTGATTGCCGTTGTTGTGGTGGCCATGGCGATTTGTCTGGTGGCAACGGTCTATCCGGCGTTGCGGGCAGCCCGGCTCGACCCGGCGGAATCGTTGCGTTACGAATGA